A genome region from Nicotiana tabacum cultivar K326 chromosome 13, ASM71507v2, whole genome shotgun sequence includes the following:
- the LOC107823167 gene encoding uncharacterized protein LOC107823167 isoform X2, producing MLASHSFLFPAPSQSEPFSSPENGFIIKRKRRPADPDAQVVYLTAEMLMESDRYVCEICNLSFQREQNLQMHRRRHKVPWKLKKKEEEKNEMEQVKKRVYVCPEPSCVHHNPSHALGDLVGIKKHFRRKHSNYKQWVCQKCSKGYAVQSDYKAHIKTCGTRGHSCDCGRVFSRVETFIEHQDSCKAQSTTSTTTKECDVQKPKPAFLQPQCFSNYSNSRMPKNTTDHPNLELELFTSSNYNQNTYYSSFLQNEHTPQLDLSFGSQSDNYYQVQHNEKAAALIMEDTAIQVSKLKSEAKEILKIAMEEKAMAAEKRQEAKCLIELANLEMAKAREIRQQSLLAEYSTAQLLKDCAEMKIVGSQSHVKIITCTSCNSKQFQTVSKEAAVCREVFPALTNYLSSSIYRR from the exons ATGCTAGCCAGCCACTCTTTCTTGTTTCCAGCTCCTTCTCAGTCTGAACCATTTTCTTCCCCAGAAAATGGTTTcattatcaaaagaaaaagaagacctGCTG ATCCTGATGCACAAGTTGTGTATCTCACAGCTGAGATGCTAATGGAATCCGATCGTTACGTTTGTGAAATCTGTAACCTTAGCTTTCAAAGAGAGCAGAATCTTCAGATGCACCGCCGACGCCATAAGGTTCCATGGAAGTTGAAGAAGAAG gaagaagagaagaatGAGATGGAGCAAGTAAAGAAGAGAGTATATGTATGCCCAGAGCCAAGTTGTGTGCACCATAATCCAAGCCATGCACTAGGAGACCTTGTGGGAATCAAAAAACATTTCAGAAGGAAACATAGCAATTACAAACAATGGGTTTGTCAGAAATGCTCTAAAGGTTATGCTGTTCAATCGGATTATAAAGCTCACATCAAAACTTGTGGTACCAGAGGCCATTCTTGTGACTGTGGTCGAGTTTTCTCCAG AGTTGAAACGTTTATTGAACATCAAGATTCATGCAAAGCACAGAGTACTACTTCTACTACTACTAAAGAATGTGATGTGCAAAAACCAAAGCCAGCTTTCTTGCAACCACAATGTTTTTCAAACTACTCAAATTCAAGAATGCCTAAGAATACTACTGATCACCCTAATCTTGAACTTGAGCTTTTCACTTCTTCCAATTATAACCAAAACACATATTATTCTTCTTTCTTGCAAAATGAACACACCCCACAATTAGATTTGTCATTTGGTAGTCAAAGTGATAATTATTACCAAGTCCAACACAATGAGAAAGCAGCAGCTTTGATTATGGAAGACACAGCAATACAAGTATCAAAACTAAAAAGTGAAGCAAAAGAAATCCTGAAAATAGCAATGGAAGAAAAGGCAATGGCTGCAGAGAAGAGACAAGAAGCAAAGTGTTTGATTGAATTGGCCAACCTAGAAATGGCAAAAGCAAGGGAAATTAGACAACAATCATTATTAGCTGAATACAGTACTGCTCAGCTCCTAAAAGACTGTGCAGAAATGAAGATTGTTGGCTCACAGTCACATGTGAAGATAATAACATGCACCTCTTGTAATAGTAAACAGTTCCAAACAGTGTCAAAAGAGGCTGCAGTTTGTAGAGAGGTTTTCCCAGCTTTGACTAATTATTTGTCATCTTCCATTTACAGAAGGTAA
- the LOC107823167 gene encoding uncharacterized protein LOC107823167 isoform X1: MLASHSFLFPAPSQSEPFSSPENGFIIKRKRRPAGTPDPDAQVVYLTAEMLMESDRYVCEICNLSFQREQNLQMHRRRHKVPWKLKKKEEEKNEMEQVKKRVYVCPEPSCVHHNPSHALGDLVGIKKHFRRKHSNYKQWVCQKCSKGYAVQSDYKAHIKTCGTRGHSCDCGRVFSRVETFIEHQDSCKAQSTTSTTTKECDVQKPKPAFLQPQCFSNYSNSRMPKNTTDHPNLELELFTSSNYNQNTYYSSFLQNEHTPQLDLSFGSQSDNYYQVQHNEKAAALIMEDTAIQVSKLKSEAKEILKIAMEEKAMAAEKRQEAKCLIELANLEMAKAREIRQQSLLAEYSTAQLLKDCAEMKIVGSQSHVKIITCTSCNSKQFQTVSKEAAVCREVFPALTNYLSSSIYRR, encoded by the exons ATGCTAGCCAGCCACTCTTTCTTGTTTCCAGCTCCTTCTCAGTCTGAACCATTTTCTTCCCCAGAAAATGGTTTcattatcaaaagaaaaagaagacctGCTGGTACTCCAG ATCCTGATGCACAAGTTGTGTATCTCACAGCTGAGATGCTAATGGAATCCGATCGTTACGTTTGTGAAATCTGTAACCTTAGCTTTCAAAGAGAGCAGAATCTTCAGATGCACCGCCGACGCCATAAGGTTCCATGGAAGTTGAAGAAGAAG gaagaagagaagaatGAGATGGAGCAAGTAAAGAAGAGAGTATATGTATGCCCAGAGCCAAGTTGTGTGCACCATAATCCAAGCCATGCACTAGGAGACCTTGTGGGAATCAAAAAACATTTCAGAAGGAAACATAGCAATTACAAACAATGGGTTTGTCAGAAATGCTCTAAAGGTTATGCTGTTCAATCGGATTATAAAGCTCACATCAAAACTTGTGGTACCAGAGGCCATTCTTGTGACTGTGGTCGAGTTTTCTCCAG AGTTGAAACGTTTATTGAACATCAAGATTCATGCAAAGCACAGAGTACTACTTCTACTACTACTAAAGAATGTGATGTGCAAAAACCAAAGCCAGCTTTCTTGCAACCACAATGTTTTTCAAACTACTCAAATTCAAGAATGCCTAAGAATACTACTGATCACCCTAATCTTGAACTTGAGCTTTTCACTTCTTCCAATTATAACCAAAACACATATTATTCTTCTTTCTTGCAAAATGAACACACCCCACAATTAGATTTGTCATTTGGTAGTCAAAGTGATAATTATTACCAAGTCCAACACAATGAGAAAGCAGCAGCTTTGATTATGGAAGACACAGCAATACAAGTATCAAAACTAAAAAGTGAAGCAAAAGAAATCCTGAAAATAGCAATGGAAGAAAAGGCAATGGCTGCAGAGAAGAGACAAGAAGCAAAGTGTTTGATTGAATTGGCCAACCTAGAAATGGCAAAAGCAAGGGAAATTAGACAACAATCATTATTAGCTGAATACAGTACTGCTCAGCTCCTAAAAGACTGTGCAGAAATGAAGATTGTTGGCTCACAGTCACATGTGAAGATAATAACATGCACCTCTTGTAATAGTAAACAGTTCCAAACAGTGTCAAAAGAGGCTGCAGTTTGTAGAGAGGTTTTCCCAGCTTTGACTAATTATTTGTCATCTTCCATTTACAGAAGGTAA